Genomic window (Pseudomonas xantholysinigenes):
GCTGGCCTTGATGGTATTGCCGTGCATCGGGTCGGAGCTCCACAGCACCCGGCGGCCCTCGCGTTCGACGGTGCGGATCAGCCCGGGCAGGTGGTCGCCGACCTTGCTGGCGCCCATGCGCACGATCAGGTTGAGGCGGCCTGGGTCGTTGTCCGGGTTGAGCACGTCGATCAGGCGGATCAGTTCCTCGGGGTCCATGCTTGGGCCGACCTTGACCCCGATCGGGTTGTGCACCCCGCGCAGGAACTCGACATGGGCACCGTCCAGCTGGCGGGTGCGGTCGCCGATCCACAGCATGTGCGCCGAGCAGTCGTAATAGTCGCCGGTGAGGCTGTCACGGCGCACGAAGGCTTCTTCGTAGTTCAGCAGCAACGCCTCGTGGGCGGTGAAGAAGCTGGTCTCGCGCAGTTGCGGCGCGCTGTCCAGGCCGCAGGCGCGCATGAACGCCAGGGTCTCGTCGATGCGGTTGGCCAACTGATGGTACTTGTCGGCCAGGGCCGAGTTGGCGATGAAGTCCAGGTTCCACTTGTGTACCTGGTGCAGGTCGGCAAAGCCGCCCTGGGCGAAGGCGCGCAGCAGGTTGAGGCTGGCGGTGGCCTGGTGGTAGGCCTGCAGCAGGCGCTCGGGGTCGGGCACGCGGCTGGCGGCGTCGAAACCGATACCGTTGACGATGTCGCCGCGGTAGGCGGGCAGGGTGATGTCGCCTATGGTTTCGTCGTTGGCCGAGCGCGGCTTGGCGAACTGGCCGGCCATACGCCCGACCTTGACCACCGGGCAGCCGGCGGCGAAGGTCATGACGATGGCCATCTGCAGCAGCACCTTGAAGGTGTCGCGGATCTTCGCCGCGGAAAACTCGGCGAAGCTCTCGGCGCAGTCGCCGCCCTGGAGCAGGAACGCGCGGCCCTGGGTGACCTCGGCGAACTGCCGGCGCAGTTCGCGGGCCTCGCCGGCGAACACCAGTGGTGGGTAGCTGGCCAAGGTCTGCTCGACCTTGAGCAGATGCGCGGCATCGGGGTAGGTCGGTTGCTGCTGGATCGGCAGGGCGCGCCAGCTGTCAGGGCTCCAGGGTCGGGTCATCACGGGCTCTATCTATAGTGTCGGTTCGGGCGTGTTGGCCATGGTAACGCTGGCGGCCTGCTTGTTGCACCACTGGCATTGGCGGACAATGCGCGTTTTGCGCAGGCGGTGGTGAGGATGGCGACGGAGCGGGAAGAGCGGCTGCTGGCACGGGTAGAGGATGCCTTTGGCGTCATCAGCG
Coding sequences:
- a CDS encoding class II 3-deoxy-7-phosphoheptulonate synthase produces the protein MTRPWSPDSWRALPIQQQPTYPDAAHLLKVEQTLASYPPLVFAGEARELRRQFAEVTQGRAFLLQGGDCAESFAEFSAAKIRDTFKVLLQMAIVMTFAAGCPVVKVGRMAGQFAKPRSANDETIGDITLPAYRGDIVNGIGFDAASRVPDPERLLQAYHQATASLNLLRAFAQGGFADLHQVHKWNLDFIANSALADKYHQLANRIDETLAFMRACGLDSAPQLRETSFFTAHEALLLNYEEAFVRRDSLTGDYYDCSAHMLWIGDRTRQLDGAHVEFLRGVHNPIGVKVGPSMDPEELIRLIDVLNPDNDPGRLNLIVRMGASKVGDHLPGLIRTVEREGRRVLWSSDPMHGNTIKASSGYKTRDFAQILDEVKQFFQVHQAEGSHAGGIHIEMTGQNVTECIGGARPITEDGLSDRYHTHCDPRMNADQSLELAFLIAETLKQVRR